Proteins encoded within one genomic window of Nitrospirota bacterium:
- a CDS encoding DUF433 domain-containing protein, which yields MNTRIVSDPNICGGEPCVKGTRIPVHIILSHLAAGENYETILRNFPRLKSEDIKACLEYASFLATEKLAVA from the coding sequence ATGAATACTCGTATTGTATCCGACCCTAACATCTGCGGGGGCGAACCGTGTGTAAAAGGGACCCGCATCCCTGTCCATATCATTCTCAGCCATCTTGCCGCGGGTGAAAACTACGAAACGATTCTGAGGAATTTTCCGCGCCTGAAGAGTGAAGACATCAAGGCATGTCTTGAATATGCCTCGTTTCTCGCGACAGAAAAGCTTGCAGTGGCATGA